In Mytilus edulis chromosome 6, xbMytEdul2.2, whole genome shotgun sequence, the following proteins share a genomic window:
- the LOC139526349 gene encoding uncharacterized protein has product MEDKYKNCVKCTSRMNVLDTHEECYRHRICHKAFPCNICREWDDEKRSLVDKMLEKARSKLSLSSSAVNPSVQEAGKKLETAKLSELASPAKHDKLSKVRTDHSADDRETQGTGVHFEAVEFNKFIADQVQMQLKKLLPQIETQGLIASDAMHASIDSKCEISESQSLSRPRAHYSKFMPSDDQISVVSHEIEDEISMGGSAISDENNNDAHSQSQHSHEKDFSLFSEGAPGSTDSVQWNNFLHKLTTKLKIDCSEETEVDSVRTSYLPSRLNPGNSNKSTNLKLPLEGTTVEVFKNVEKEAMSGRLKIGQFV; this is encoded by the coding sequence ATGGAAGACAAGTATAAGAACTGTGTAAAGTGTACCTCACGTATGAACGTGTTAGATACGCATGAGGAATGCTATAGACATCGTATTTGTCACAAGGCTTTCCCGTGCAATATTTGCCGGGAATGGGATGATGAGAAGCGATCGCTAGTTGATAAAATGTTGGAGAAAGCGAGGTCGAAGCTTTCTCTTTCTTCAAGTGCCGTTAACCCTTCTGTGCAGGAGGCAGGCAAGAAACTTGAAACGGCAAAGCTGAGTGAATTGGCGTCGCCGGCAAAGCATGACAAACTATCAAAAGTTCGAACTGATCATAGTGCAGATGATCGTGAAACTCAAGGTACGGGAGTACATTTTGAAGCAGTTGAATTTAACAAATTTATAGCAGATCAAGTGCAAATGCAATTGAAAAAGTTGTTACCACAGATAGAGACACAAGGCCTTATTGCAAGTGATGCAATGCATGCTTCCATTGACTCGAAATGTGAAATTTCGGAGAGTCAATCTTTGTCTAGGCCAAGGGCCCACTATAGTAAATTTATGCCATCTGATGATCAGATTTCTGTTGTTTCCCATGAAATCGAGGATGAAATAAGTATGGGTGGTTCAGCTATTTCtgatgaaaataataatgatGCCCACTCTCAGTCACAACATTCTCATGAAAAAGACTTTTCTCTGTTTAGTGAAGGAGCACCAGGATCTACCGATTCAGTTCAATGGAATAATTTTCTCCATAAATTGACAACCAAATTAAAAATAGATTGTTCAGAGGAAACTGAAGTAGATTCAGTCAGAACTTCCTATTTGCCTTCAAGACTAAATCCTGGCAATTCAAATAAATCAACTAATTTGAAATTACCTTTAGAGGGTACTACAGTTGAAGTTTTCAAGAATGTTGAGAAGGAAGCTATGTCTGGTAGACTTAAAATAGGTCAGTTCGTCTAA